Proteins encoded within one genomic window of Scomber japonicus isolate fScoJap1 chromosome 16, fScoJap1.pri, whole genome shotgun sequence:
- the irf2bpl gene encoding probable E3 ubiquitin-protein ligase IRF2BPL yields MSSPQLSSSRRQSCYLCDLPRMPWAMIWDFTEPVCRGCVNYEGADRIEFVIDTTRHLKRAHGIQEARTGAPQPAVAKSQAGTLTGKEPVVQLIQHHPVDGPGKAQQPGVDRYPLAADNRARFDYSGHSSRLPNGFKPDDGPPELNRQSPNSRSRGHAVPVPVPGQIAVPPNLLPQTLLNGPAGSRPGQQGSVPGPVGLSDPGGKRPSSVSSTDQDRDRDRDMKEKQRNAETLSELSESLRNRQEDWTNRPKPVRDTLVCLSGCTPFTVRFKKDHALLGRVLAFDAVSKPGTDHELKIYIEYPTGSGTVFSSASGVAKQMYQDCMKDFGRGLSSGFKYLEYEKRSGTGDWRLLGDLLPESLRGFKDCVGADMLPQPYTDPGLPPPAPVPPPRASGSGGSSSRSGGRKRKASPEPDCTEWISSSFTGPPPPLGHLATGRATPPEQSAPPQNGQSPMAALMTVADSLGNAHSPNKDRDSVHSSSSSSRHTSSSPVSPASVSGQRRLSSRNGDLGLPAQPQSAGGMDQVHAQNVPVPDSPMANSGPLCCTICHERLEDTHFVQCPSVPNHKFCFPCSRESIKAQGASGEVYCPSGEKCPLVGSNVPWAFMQGEIATILAGDVKVKKERDP; encoded by the coding sequence ATGTCCTCCCCGCAGCTCTCCTCGTCCCGCAGACAGTCATGTTACCTGTGCGACCTGCCCCGCATGCCCTGGGCCATGATCTGGGACTTTACCGAGCCGGTGTGCCGGGGCTGCGTCAACTACGAGGGCGCAGACCGGATCGAGTTCGTGATAGACACAACCCGCCACCTGAAGCGGGCTCACGGGATCCAGGAGGCCAGAACCGGAGCACCGCAGCCCGCCGTGGCGAAGAGCCAGGCGGGGACGCTCACCGGGAAAGAGCCGGTGGTCCAGCTCATCCAGCATCACCCGGTGGACGGACCGGGGAAGGCTCAGCAGCCCGGTGTGGACCGGTACCCGCTTGCTGCGGATAACCGGGCTCGGTTCGACTACAGCGGACACAGCAGCAGGCTGCCTAACGGATTTAAACCGGACGACGGACCACCGGAGCTGAACCGACAGAGCCCGAACTCCCGGAGCAGGGGTCACGCGGTGCCGGTGCCGGTACCAGGACAGATCGCCGTGCCGCCGAACCTGCTGCCGCAGACGCTGCTGAACGGACCGGCGGGTAGTAGACCGGGCCAACAGGGCTCCGTGCCCGGTCCGGTGGGGCTGTCTGACCCGGGAGGGAAGCGGCCCTCCTCGGTGTCTAGCACCGACCAGGACCGGGACCGGGACCGGGACATGAAGGAGAAGCAGCGCAACGCGGAGACTCTGTCCGAGCTCAGTGAGAGTCTCCGGAACCGGCAGGAGGACTGGACCAACCGGCCCAAGCCCGTCCGGGACACGCTGGTCTGTCTGTCCGGTTGCACCCCGTTCACCGTCCGGTTCAAGAAGGACCACGCGCTGCTCGGCCGCGTGCTCGCCTTCGACGCGGTGTCCAAACCCGGTACCGACCACGAGCTGAAGATCTACATCGAGTACCCGACCGGGTCCGGTACCGTGTTCTCCAGCGCGTCCGGTGTCGCTAAGCAGATGTACCAGGACTGCATGAAGGACTTCGGCAGAGGTTTGTCCTCCGGGTTCAAGTACCTGGAGTACGAGAAGCGGTCCGGTACCGGGGACTGGCGGCTGCTGGGGGATTTACTACCGGAGTCTCTGCGGGGCTTTAAGGACTGTGTGGGGGCGGACATGCTGCCGCAGCCCTACACCGACCCGGGGCTGCCCCCACCCGCCCCGGTGCCCCCCCCTCGGGCCTCGGGCAGCGGGGGCAGCAGCTCCCGGTCCGGCGGCAGGAAGAGGAAAGCTTCCCCGGAGCCGGACTGTACGGAGTGGATCAGCAGCTCGTTCACCGGACCCCCTCCCCCGCTGGGTCACCTGGCTACCGGGCGCGCCACCCCACCGGAGCAATCCGCGCCCCCGCAGAACGGACAGTCCCCCATGGCCGCGCTCATGACAGTCGCGGACAGCCTCGGGAACGCGCACTCCCCCAACAAGGACAGAGACTCGGtgcactcctcctcttcctcctccagacaCACCAGCAGCAGCCCGGTGTCTCCCGCCTCCGTGTCCGGTCAGAGGCGCCTCTCCTCCCGCAACGGAGACCTCGGGCTTCCCGCGCAGCCTCAGTCGGCAGGTGGCATGGACCAGGTGCACGCGCAGAACGTGCCCGTGCCCGACTCCCCCATGGCCAACAGCGGGCCTCTGTGCTGCACCATCTGCCATGAACGCTTAGAGGACACACATTTCGTGCAGTGTCCGTCGGTCCCGAACCACAAGTTCTGCTTCCCGTGCTCCAGAGAGAGCATCAAGGCTCAGGGGGCATCGGGGGAGGTCTACTGCCCCAGCGGGGAGAAGTGCCCCCTGGTGGGCTCCAACGTGCCCTGGGCCTTCATGCAGGGGGAGATAGCGACCATCCTGGCTGGAGACGTGAAggtaaagaaggagagagacccgtga